The proteins below are encoded in one region of Campylobacter rectus:
- a CDS encoding efflux RND transporter permease subunit, whose protein sequence is MKRIFKFIVTFPKSVIAGVLTATLFFGYFSGKLEVDASTETLLLENDKDLAVFRDVFKRYVSPNYLVVAYTPKDDILAPATLEKIKNLSDELAKNELVSNVISILNIPLLQSGSNELGELVKHVPSLADADINKTLVRREFGDSPLYTNNIVSGDLKTTAIVLNLKTDEKYQSILNERNALLNAKLDGNITSEQKQRLSTVNARFKAYRDEARVKEHAAIEQIRKAVAKFSGEESLFLGGANMIADDMVGFVRSDLASYGISVTLLLIFSLWLFFRQIRYVFMPIFICVISVIWASGLFGFFGWEITVISSNYIALQLIITISVVIHLIVSYREFYLTKPHLSNSQLVYLTLRDKASPSFFAIFTTVIGFLSLALSDIKPIIMLGVMMSASITVSLALAFLLFGSAMTLMPKLAPVRTFESKFGFTKYCAKFALEHGHAVYMIALAVLIFGLYGISKLRVENSFISYFKDTTEIHKGMQVIDTKLGGTVPVDILIKFNKPKFNEIAAKNEPKDEFDDEFAASANEDKYWFNQHKIDVAKKVHNYLENKRFVGHVSSMGTIVKIVENITRKPIDGLMLSILYEQIPQKYKDIILSPYVSIKDNELRFTARTLDSDDALRRDEFLRELRTDIANLTANDNTSVQVSGAMVLYNNLLQSLIVSQVDSFGFVVLALFIVFCIIFRSIKLAAIAIISNLIPLCAVFGVMGALGIPLDIMSITIAAISIGIGVDDIIHYIHRLKIELRSRNVAEAIKASHASIGYAMYYTSFAVILGFSIMVTSNFIPTIYFGLLTDLVMIMMLLGALVLLPTLISTFYRVKIPC, encoded by the coding sequence ATGAAGCGGATTTTTAAATTTATCGTTACTTTCCCAAAAAGCGTTATCGCAGGCGTACTCACCGCGACGCTATTTTTTGGATATTTTAGCGGCAAGCTCGAAGTTGATGCCTCGACCGAGACGTTGCTGCTTGAAAACGATAAAGATTTAGCCGTTTTTAGAGACGTTTTTAAGCGCTACGTAAGCCCCAACTACCTAGTCGTCGCCTATACGCCAAAGGACGATATTTTAGCGCCCGCGACGCTTGAAAAGATAAAAAATTTAAGCGACGAGCTGGCTAAAAACGAGCTCGTATCAAACGTCATTTCTATCCTAAATATTCCTCTTTTGCAAAGCGGCTCAAACGAGCTAGGCGAGCTGGTTAAGCACGTGCCAAGCCTTGCTGATGCGGACATAAACAAAACTCTAGTGCGCCGCGAGTTTGGAGACAGTCCGCTTTATACGAACAACATCGTCAGCGGCGATCTAAAGACCACGGCTATCGTGCTAAATTTAAAAACCGATGAGAAATATCAAAGCATACTAAACGAGCGAAATGCCCTGCTAAACGCCAAGCTTGACGGCAACATCACAAGCGAGCAAAAACAGCGTCTAAGCACGGTAAATGCGCGCTTTAAAGCCTACCGCGACGAAGCGCGCGTAAAAGAGCATGCCGCGATCGAGCAAATCCGCAAGGCGGTAGCTAAATTTAGCGGCGAGGAGAGCCTATTTTTAGGCGGAGCCAATATGATCGCGGATGATATGGTGGGCTTCGTGCGCTCCGATCTTGCATCATACGGCATCAGCGTTACGCTTCTTTTGATTTTTAGCCTTTGGCTGTTTTTCAGGCAGATTCGCTACGTCTTTATGCCTATTTTTATCTGCGTGATTAGCGTTATCTGGGCGAGCGGGCTGTTTGGGTTTTTCGGCTGGGAGATCACGGTGATTAGCTCAAACTACATCGCCCTTCAGCTCATCATCACGATCTCGGTCGTCATCCATCTGATCGTGAGCTACCGCGAATTTTACCTAACAAAGCCGCACCTTAGCAACTCCCAGCTGGTCTATCTCACGCTTAGAGATAAGGCTAGTCCGTCTTTTTTCGCGATTTTTACGACCGTCATCGGCTTTTTGTCGCTTGCGCTTTCGGATATCAAACCCATCATAATGCTTGGCGTTATGATGAGCGCTTCGATCACGGTCTCGCTAGCGCTAGCGTTTTTGCTATTTGGCTCTGCGATGACGCTGATGCCAAAACTTGCGCCCGTTAGGACGTTTGAAAGCAAATTCGGCTTTACCAAATACTGCGCAAAATTCGCGCTAGAGCACGGTCACGCCGTTTATATGATCGCGCTTGCGGTGCTTATTTTCGGGCTCTACGGCATCTCAAAGCTCAGGGTTGAAAACAGCTTCATTAGTTATTTTAAAGATACGACCGAGATCCATAAAGGTATGCAAGTAATAGACACCAAGCTGGGCGGCACCGTGCCCGTTGATATATTGATCAAATTTAACAAGCCCAAATTTAATGAGATCGCTGCTAAAAATGAGCCTAAAGACGAATTCGACGACGAATTTGCCGCCAGTGCGAATGAGGATAAATATTGGTTTAACCAGCATAAAATCGACGTTGCTAAAAAGGTGCATAACTACCTTGAAAACAAACGCTTCGTCGGCCACGTGAGCAGTATGGGCACCATCGTAAAGATCGTGGAAAACATCACCCGAAAGCCTATCGACGGACTCATGCTCTCGATCCTCTACGAACAGATCCCGCAAAAATACAAAGACATCATCCTAAGCCCCTATGTAAGCATAAAGGATAACGAGCTGCGCTTCACTGCGCGCACGCTAGATAGCGACGATGCGCTACGCAGGGACGAGTTTTTGCGCGAGCTAAGAACCGATATTGCAAATTTGACCGCAAACGACAACACTAGCGTGCAAGTTAGCGGCGCGATGGTGCTTTACAACAACTTGCTCCAAAGCCTCATCGTCTCGCAGGTCGATTCCTTCGGTTTTGTCGTTTTAGCGCTATTTATCGTGTTTTGCATTATTTTTAGAAGCATTAAGCTTGCCGCCATCGCCATCATCTCGAATTTGATCCCGCTTTGCGCGGTTTTTGGCGTTATGGGAGCGCTGGGCATCCCGCTTGATATAATGAGTATTACGATAGCGGCTATCAGCATAGGTATCGGCGTGGACGACATCATCCACTATATCCACCGCTTAAAAATCGAGCTTAGAAGCAGAAACGTCGCCGAGGCTATCAAAGCTTCGCACGCCAGCATCGGTTATGCGATGTATTACACCTCGTTTGCGGTTATACTGGGCTTTAGCATAATGGTGACGAGTAACTTTATCCCTA